The Haladaptatus cibarius D43 genome window below encodes:
- a CDS encoding type II toxin-antitoxin system VapC family toxin: MPTPVVAETYYGVATVRSDMMESEVRNRLLGYPRIKIDEEIARTAGQLLAQADDASGGDGGIGPNDAYIAATAEVLDDSVLTDNVRDFEELRVSVETY; the protein is encoded by the coding sequence TTGCCAACGCCAGTTGTTGCAGAAACGTACTACGGCGTGGCGACGGTTCGGAGCGATATGATGGAAAGCGAGGTTCGAAACCGACTGCTCGGCTACCCCCGAATAAAAATCGACGAGGAAATCGCGCGAACTGCCGGGCAGTTGCTCGCGCAGGCCGACGACGCTTCCGGCGGTGATGGCGGTATCGGGCCAAACGACGCCTACATCGCGGCGACTGCCGAGGTGTTGGACGATTCCGTGCTCACCGACAACGTGCGCGATTTCGAGGAACTCCGCGTCTCGGTCGAAACGTACTAA
- the gatC gene encoding Asp-tRNA(Asn)/Glu-tRNA(Gln) amidotransferase subunit GatC has product MSDTSPGPDEVRHVARLARVAISEEEAEQFAGQFADILGYFETLDEVPEVERDTDLVNVMREDEIRDSLEQEDALANAPESEDGYFKGPNVS; this is encoded by the coding sequence ATGAGCGATACGTCTCCCGGGCCTGACGAGGTTCGGCACGTCGCACGGTTGGCCCGTGTGGCCATTTCCGAGGAGGAAGCCGAGCAGTTCGCCGGACAGTTCGCGGACATTCTGGGGTACTTCGAAACGCTGGACGAGGTTCCGGAAGTCGAACGCGATACCGACCTCGTGAACGTTATGCGCGAGGACGAGATTCGGGACAGCTTAGAACAGGAAGACGCATTGGCGAACGCGCCGGAATCGGAAGACGGCTATTTCAAGGGGCCGAACGTCTCATGA
- a CDS encoding transcription initiation factor IIB, whose translation MTDTRTRPNERTETSGEQTKSESSEQQLDEQQSGERHPDEQALDERERCPECGGLLVTDEERGERVCDDCGLVVEEDAVDRGPEWRAFDASEREQKSRVGAPTTTMMHDKGLSTNIDWRDRDAYGNSLGSRQREKMQRLRKWNERFRTRDSKERNLKQALGEIDRMASALGLPDSVREMASVIYRRALDENLLPGRSIEGVATGSLYAAARQARTPRSLDELTAVSRVEKDEIARTYRYVARELGLEIEPADPKSYVPRFASELDLSDETERRARSLLDTATEKEIHSGKSPVGLAAAAVYAAALLTNEKVTQSEVSEVANISEVTIRNRYHELLDAEEGTITP comes from the coding sequence ATGACTGATACACGTACTCGACCAAACGAACGAACGGAGACCAGTGGCGAGCAAACGAAATCCGAGTCCAGCGAACAGCAGTTAGACGAACAGCAGTCCGGTGAGCGCCACCCTGACGAGCAGGCGCTCGATGAGCGAGAACGCTGTCCCGAATGCGGCGGTCTGCTGGTGACCGACGAAGAGCGTGGCGAGCGCGTCTGTGACGATTGCGGCCTCGTTGTCGAAGAGGATGCAGTAGACCGCGGGCCGGAGTGGCGCGCCTTCGACGCGAGCGAGCGCGAACAGAAATCTCGCGTCGGCGCGCCAACGACGACGATGATGCACGACAAGGGCCTTTCCACCAACATTGACTGGCGCGATAGGGACGCCTACGGTAATTCGCTCGGGTCGCGCCAGCGCGAGAAGATGCAAAGATTGCGTAAGTGGAACGAGCGCTTCCGCACCCGCGACAGCAAGGAGCGTAACCTCAAACAGGCGCTCGGTGAAATCGACCGCATGGCGAGCGCCCTCGGCCTCCCGGATTCGGTTCGAGAGATGGCCAGCGTCATCTACCGCCGCGCGCTGGATGAAAATCTCCTTCCCGGCCGCTCCATCGAGGGCGTTGCGACTGGCTCTCTGTATGCCGCGGCGCGACAGGCCAGAACTCCGCGCAGTTTGGACGAACTGACGGCGGTTTCGCGCGTCGAGAAGGACGAAATCGCTCGTACCTACCGCTACGTCGCCCGCGAACTCGGCCTCGAAATCGAACCCGCCGACCCGAAAAGCTACGTTCCCCGGTTCGCGTCGGAACTCGACCTGTCCGACGAAACCGAGCGCAGGGCGCGGTCATTGCTCGATACGGCGACAGAAAAGGAAATCCACAGCGGCAAGAGTCCGGTCGGACTCGCCGCCGCGGCGGTGTACGCCGCCGCCCTGCTGACCAACGAGAAGGTCACACAGAGCGAGGTGAGCGAGGTAGCGAACATCAGCGAGGTTACTATTCGAAACCGATATCACGAGCTACTCGATGCGGAAGAAGGGACGATAACGCCCTGA
- a CDS encoding 1,4-dihydroxy-2-naphthoyl-CoA synthase produces MVSELFDGERWEEITDFDFRDITYHKAKEQGTVRIAFDRPDVRNAFRPGTVDELYRALDHAKRQTDVGCVLLTGNGPSSKDGGWAFCSGGDQRVRGGAGYEYQGEDEESEAASEAGRLHILEVQRLIRHIPKPVICVVPGWAVGGGHSLHVVCDMTLASEEHAKFLQTDPDVASFDAGFGSAYLAKQVGQKKAREVFFLGKTYSAEEATEMGMANEAVPHEELEDVALEWAEAINSKSPTAMRMLKYAFNMTDDGMVGQQVFAGEATRLGYMTDEAQEGRDAFVEKRDPDFSDYRWHY; encoded by the coding sequence ATGGTATCCGAACTCTTCGATGGGGAACGCTGGGAGGAAATCACGGACTTCGATTTCCGCGACATCACCTACCACAAGGCGAAAGAACAAGGAACGGTTCGAATCGCCTTCGACCGCCCGGACGTGCGAAACGCCTTCCGTCCCGGTACGGTGGACGAACTCTACCGCGCGCTCGACCACGCGAAACGCCAGACCGACGTTGGCTGTGTCCTCCTGACCGGCAACGGGCCATCATCGAAGGACGGAGGGTGGGCGTTCTGTTCCGGCGGCGACCAGCGCGTTCGCGGCGGCGCAGGCTACGAATATCAGGGAGAAGACGAGGAGAGCGAAGCCGCGTCCGAAGCGGGCCGACTCCACATCCTCGAAGTCCAGCGACTCATCCGTCACATTCCCAAGCCAGTCATCTGCGTGGTTCCGGGGTGGGCGGTCGGCGGCGGCCACAGTCTCCACGTCGTTTGCGACATGACGCTCGCTTCGGAAGAGCACGCGAAGTTCCTCCAGACCGACCCCGACGTGGCGAGTTTCGACGCCGGGTTCGGGTCGGCCTACCTCGCAAAACAGGTCGGCCAGAAAAAAGCCCGCGAAGTGTTCTTCCTCGGAAAAACCTACTCCGCCGAGGAAGCCACAGAGATGGGCATGGCGAACGAAGCAGTTCCGCACGAGGAACTGGAGGACGTGGCCTTGGAGTGGGCAGAGGCAATCAATTCCAAGAGTCCGACCGCGATGCGGATGCTCAAGTATGCTTTCAACATGACCGACGACGGCATGGTCGGCCAGCAAGTGTTCGCGGGTGAAGCCACCCGACTTGGGTACATGACCGACGAGGCCCAAGAAGGCCGGGACGCCTTTGTCGAGAAGCGTGACCCGGACTTCTCAGACTACCGCTGGCACTACTGA
- the menE gene encoding o-succinylbenzoate--CoA ligase translates to MNPQNTVDWLAHRADVSPEATALIEAEDGKQWTYADLDSAVEETAGQLAGLGLRAGDHLGILMETRMASIRLVHAAVRLGCVLVPLNVRLAEPELRRQVGHTDLSALVCEAETKSTAREIPGDVPVASVDASTDATLGECERVGFTAKRWSHDDPQVMLFTSGTTGNPKAVVLTMGNLFASATASAFRLGVLPDDRWHLCLSTYHMGGLAPLLRSTLYGTTVVVQTGTGFDPEETLENVRKYGATGISLVPTMLRRMLDAGTISDSLRFVLLGGAPARNELVRECEKREVPVHPTYGMTETASQIATARPAEAFSRLGTVGRPLMFTDVTVLDEDGNPTEPGTAGELVVSGPTVMAGYYGNSEATAEAFGDYGLHTGDIGYRDEGGRIWVLNRRSDRIVTGGENVHPGEVVAVLREHPGIREVAVVGVEDDEWGERIGALVVPVGDEVETMSLESVREFCEGRLAGYKHPRLLETAAELPRTTSGTIDREAVRERLR, encoded by the coding sequence ATGAACCCCCAAAATACGGTAGATTGGCTCGCACACAGGGCCGACGTGTCGCCGGAAGCGACCGCGCTCATCGAGGCCGAAGACGGGAAACAGTGGACGTATGCCGACCTCGACTCTGCCGTGGAAGAAACCGCGGGACAACTCGCCGGACTCGGTCTTCGCGCGGGCGACCATCTCGGTATTCTGATGGAAACGCGAATGGCGTCGATTCGGCTCGTTCACGCCGCGGTGCGACTCGGGTGCGTGCTGGTGCCGCTGAACGTTCGCCTCGCAGAACCAGAACTTCGCCGACAGGTCGGTCACACCGACCTGTCGGCACTCGTCTGTGAGGCCGAAACAAAATCGACTGCCCGCGAAATTCCCGGGGACGTTCCGGTCGCGTCGGTCGATGCATCGACCGACGCGACCCTCGGCGAGTGCGAACGAGTCGGATTCACGGCGAAACGGTGGTCACACGACGACCCGCAAGTGATGTTGTTCACCTCGGGAACGACCGGCAATCCGAAGGCCGTTGTCCTCACGATGGGGAATTTGTTTGCCAGCGCGACCGCCTCGGCGTTTCGGCTCGGCGTCCTTCCCGACGACCGCTGGCACCTCTGCCTTTCGACCTACCACATGGGCGGACTCGCTCCCCTCCTGCGTTCCACGCTGTACGGAACCACCGTGGTGGTTCAAACTGGAACCGGATTTGACCCCGAGGAGACGCTAGAAAACGTTCGGAAGTACGGCGCAACCGGTATCTCGCTCGTTCCGACGATGCTCCGCCGAATGTTAGACGCCGGAACTATTTCTGATTCCCTTCGATTCGTCCTGCTCGGCGGGGCGCCTGCCCGCAACGAACTGGTTCGTGAATGCGAAAAACGCGAGGTTCCAGTTCACCCGACCTACGGAATGACCGAAACTGCGTCGCAAATCGCCACCGCCAGACCCGCGGAGGCGTTTTCACGTCTCGGGACGGTCGGCCGACCGCTCATGTTCACCGACGTTACGGTTCTCGACGAAGACGGAAACCCGACCGAACCGGGCACCGCGGGCGAACTCGTCGTCTCCGGCCCAACGGTCATGGCAGGCTACTACGGCAATTCGGAGGCGACAGCGGAAGCGTTCGGCGACTACGGCCTACACACCGGCGACATTGGCTACCGCGACGAGGGGGGCCGTATCTGGGTGCTGAACCGGCGTTCCGACCGAATCGTCACCGGGGGGGAGAACGTCCACCCCGGAGAGGTTGTGGCCGTACTCCGGGAACATCCCGGGATTCGGGAGGTTGCGGTCGTCGGCGTCGAAGACGACGAATGGGGCGAGCGAATCGGCGCGCTCGTCGTTCCAGTAGGTGATGAGGTGGAAACGATGTCCCTCGAATCAGTTCGGGAGTTCTGCGAGGGCCGCCTTGCAGGATACAAGCACCCCAGACTGCTCGAAACGGCGGCGGAACTGCCGCGAACCACCTCCGGAACCATCGACCGCGAAGCAGTCCGCGAGCGACTACGGTAG
- the gatA gene encoding Asp-tRNA(Asn)/Glu-tRNA(Gln) amidotransferase subunit GatA produces the protein MSGNGTIFITEETIEGEADGPLAGKSVAVKDNISTEGIRTTCGSAMLEEYVPPYDATVVTKLKGAGATIVGKANMDEFGMGTTTETSAFGATENPVAEGRVPGGSSGGSAAAVAAGDADLALGTDTGGSIRCPAAFCGVVGIKPTYGLVSRYGLVAYANSLEQIGPIAHSVEEAAELLDVIAGPDEHDATTREEGADANYANATDGDVDGLDIGVPTELVEGADEGVVEQFWAALDDLESQGATVHEVSLPSVEHAVEAYYVIAMSEASSNLARYDGVRYGHSGGYDGNWNEVFSEAREEAFGDEVKRRILLGTYALSAGYHDKYYKKAQDARAWVKQDFDSAFEDVDVLASPTMPTPPFELGESLDDPLQMYLADANTVPVNLANLPAISVPAGETDGLPVGVQFIGPKFGEKQVIRTGSALE, from the coding sequence ATGAGCGGAAACGGCACCATCTTCATCACCGAGGAAACAATCGAGGGCGAAGCCGACGGCCCGCTTGCCGGAAAGTCGGTCGCCGTCAAGGACAACATCAGCACCGAGGGCATCCGAACCACCTGTGGGTCGGCCATGCTGGAAGAGTACGTCCCGCCATACGACGCAACCGTCGTGACGAAGCTGAAAGGCGCTGGTGCGACCATCGTCGGCAAGGCCAACATGGACGAGTTCGGCATGGGAACGACCACCGAAACCTCCGCCTTCGGCGCGACCGAAAACCCGGTCGCCGAAGGCCGAGTTCCGGGCGGTTCGTCCGGCGGCAGTGCCGCGGCAGTCGCGGCGGGCGATGCAGACCTCGCGCTCGGCACCGATACCGGCGGTTCGATTCGTTGTCCCGCCGCGTTCTGCGGCGTCGTCGGCATCAAGCCAACCTACGGACTCGTCTCGCGCTACGGACTCGTGGCCTACGCCAACAGTCTCGAACAAATCGGCCCGATTGCCCACTCCGTCGAGGAGGCCGCCGAATTGCTGGACGTTATCGCAGGGCCAGATGAACACGACGCCACAACCAGAGAGGAAGGCGCGGACGCGAACTATGCCAACGCCACCGACGGCGACGTTGACGGACTCGACATCGGCGTCCCAACAGAACTCGTCGAAGGTGCGGACGAGGGCGTCGTCGAACAGTTCTGGGCCGCCTTGGACGACCTCGAATCGCAGGGTGCGACCGTCCACGAAGTGTCGCTCCCGTCGGTCGAACACGCGGTCGAAGCCTACTACGTCATCGCTATGTCGGAAGCGTCCTCCAACCTCGCACGCTACGACGGCGTCCGATACGGCCACTCCGGTGGCTACGACGGCAACTGGAACGAGGTCTTCTCGGAAGCCCGCGAAGAGGCCTTCGGCGACGAGGTCAAACGCCGTATCCTCCTCGGCACCTACGCCCTCTCGGCAGGCTACCACGACAAATACTACAAGAAAGCCCAAGACGCCCGCGCGTGGGTGAAACAGGACTTCGATTCGGCCTTCGAGGACGTGGACGTGCTGGCCAGTCCGACCATGCCGACACCGCCGTTCGAACTCGGCGAGAGTCTGGACGACCCGCTCCAGATGTACCTCGCGGACGCGAACACGGTTCCAGTAAACCTCGCCAACCTCCCCGCGATTTCGGTTCCCGCGGGCGAAACCGACGGCCTCCCCGTCGGCGTGCAGTTCATCGGGCCGAAGTTCGGCGAGAAGCAAGTGATTCGAACCGGAAGCGCGCTGGAGTAA
- a CDS encoding helix-turn-helix transcriptional regulator, translating to MSTATSEDDLTEDEFAGLELVRETGGIHQSDFWKQLDVSSRKGSRIVESLVAKGLVQREKTVYDGHNTYFVTPAAKDLNFALLMAGDMLSPFIGEEEIDPESDAFSQWIMNLAYEE from the coding sequence ATGAGCACGGCCACGTCCGAGGACGACCTCACCGAGGACGAGTTCGCGGGACTCGAACTCGTCCGCGAAACGGGCGGCATCCACCAGAGCGACTTCTGGAAACAGCTCGACGTTTCGTCCCGGAAGGGCAGTCGAATCGTCGAATCGCTGGTCGCAAAGGGACTCGTCCAGCGCGAAAAGACCGTCTACGACGGGCACAACACCTACTTCGTCACCCCCGCCGCGAAAGACCTCAATTTCGCCCTCCTGATGGCGGGCGACATGCTCTCGCCGTTCATCGGTGAGGAGGAAATCGACCCCGAAAGCGACGCCTTTTCGCAGTGGATTATGAACCTCGCCTACGAGGAGTAA
- a CDS encoding 1,4-dihydroxy-2-naphthoate polyprenyltransferase — protein sequence MNDTATEVSRTKAWLMAARPHTLPAAAAPIFVGVGLAVHEGLFAPLPALAAFVGAALIQIGTNFANDYYDAVKGVDTDERKGFTRVTQSGLIAADEVKRAMYGTFLLAIVVGAYLVYVGGLPILIIGLASVISGIAYAGGPFPLGSNGLGDLFVFVFFGVVAVMGTFYVQAAAVLAAPLALGIPAGTVTWQAFLASLPVAAISTNILVVNNVRDLETDKKAGKKTLAVLIGYSASRAEFVGLLALSYLVPIYFWTSSEFGLLVLLPLLTGPYAVMVARTLLTETSGEALNPALEQTGKLLAVHSALFALGMVM from the coding sequence ATGAACGACACGGCGACCGAGGTTTCTCGCACGAAAGCGTGGCTCATGGCGGCCAGACCGCACACCCTCCCCGCCGCCGCCGCCCCGATTTTCGTCGGCGTCGGCCTCGCCGTCCACGAGGGCCTGTTCGCCCCGCTTCCCGCGCTCGCCGCTTTCGTCGGCGCAGCGCTCATCCAAATCGGTACCAACTTCGCAAACGACTACTACGACGCCGTGAAGGGCGTCGATACCGACGAGCGAAAAGGATTCACCCGGGTCACCCAATCCGGCCTCATCGCGGCCGACGAGGTCAAGCGCGCGATGTACGGAACGTTCCTGCTCGCTATTGTCGTCGGCGCGTACCTGGTGTACGTCGGCGGACTTCCGATTCTGATTATCGGACTAGCTAGCGTAATTAGTGGTATCGCCTACGCAGGCGGGCCGTTTCCGCTCGGTTCGAACGGCTTGGGCGACCTGTTCGTCTTCGTCTTCTTCGGCGTCGTCGCCGTGATGGGGACGTTCTACGTGCAGGCCGCGGCAGTGCTCGCCGCACCGCTCGCGCTTGGGATTCCCGCCGGAACCGTCACGTGGCAGGCGTTTTTGGCGAGTCTCCCGGTCGCGGCAATCTCCACGAACATCCTCGTCGTGAACAACGTCCGGGATTTGGAAACCGACAAGAAAGCAGGCAAAAAGACGCTGGCGGTGCTCATCGGCTACTCGGCCAGTCGCGCCGAGTTCGTCGGTCTGCTAGCACTCTCGTACCTCGTTCCCATCTACTTCTGGACGAGTAGCGAGTTCGGCCTTCTCGTCCTCCTGCCTCTGCTTACCGGCCCCTACGCCGTGATGGTCGCCCGAACCCTGCTAACGGAAACGTCGGGCGAGGCGCTCAATCCCGCGCTCGAACAGACGGGGAAACTGCTGGCCGTCCACTCGGCCCTGTTCGCCCTCGGAATGGTGATGTGA
- a CDS encoding NRDE family protein yields MCTLIVAWQVFDGTPIVAAANRDEALGRPSRSPAVLDHDPLVVAPQDEEAGGTWIGYNEHGLFVGVTNRPAEIDGERSRGLLVRDTLSHESSADALGFVHDELAERQYAGFNLFLADTDEASVLEWDGVLEATPLEPGYHVVVNEGMNCDAPKSERILNAVHPDLSEDASVAEWRERAKTVLRDHDIGACVHGDGYGTRSSSIVTINSEGVGTYEFADGPPCETAYRSVEGHL; encoded by the coding sequence GTGTGTACTCTCATTGTCGCGTGGCAGGTGTTCGACGGAACGCCAATCGTCGCCGCCGCCAACCGCGATGAGGCGTTAGGCCGTCCGTCACGTTCCCCCGCAGTCCTTGACCACGACCCCCTCGTCGTCGCTCCACAGGACGAGGAGGCCGGCGGAACGTGGATAGGCTACAACGAACACGGCCTGTTCGTCGGCGTGACGAACCGACCGGCCGAAATCGACGGAGAACGCTCCCGCGGGTTACTGGTTCGGGATACCTTGTCCCACGAGTCCTCCGCCGATGCCCTCGGATTCGTTCACGACGAACTCGCAGAACGGCAGTACGCCGGATTCAACCTTTTCCTGGCCGATACCGACGAAGCGAGCGTTCTGGAGTGGGACGGCGTCCTCGAAGCGACGCCCCTCGAACCGGGCTACCACGTCGTCGTCAACGAAGGAATGAACTGCGACGCACCGAAGTCGGAGCGGATTTTAAATGCCGTCCACCCCGACCTCAGTGAGGACGCTTCCGTTGCGGAGTGGCGCGAGCGAGCGAAAACCGTTCTCCGCGACCACGACATCGGGGCGTGCGTCCACGGCGATGGCTACGGAACTCGCTCCTCGTCCATCGTTACCATCAACAGCGAGGGCGTCGGCACCTACGAATTCGCCGATGGCCCACCTTGCGAGACGGCGTACCGAAGCGTGGAAGGTCACCTTTAA
- a CDS encoding mandelate racemase/muconate lactonizing enzyme family protein codes for MRVETREFSLQLESPLDTAHGSIEHRKGILVRIEDGDEVGIGEATPLPGWTESLPACRAALADIEAPGDELSTLEERLATLESTPAARHGLSLALADIRAKRDGVPLYRHFGGPEQVEVIQANATVGDCSPAETVDAVKDAVSAGFECVKVKVGVRSVTDDVARLRAVRDAVGFDIELRVDVNGGWSRAQAREAFHKLDPLRIAYVEQPVSGDDLDALADLRGRSVRVAADESIAETSVDAVLDAEAADVLICKPMVLGGPDKVVEVAERARDVGVTPVVTTTIDGVVARTAAIHAAAAIPDRPASGLATGTMLARDLGPDRTRLVDGSVSVPQDAGNGVADTWGRR; via the coding sequence ATGAGAGTCGAAACGCGAGAGTTTTCGCTCCAACTGGAATCGCCGCTCGACACGGCCCACGGTTCGATTGAACACCGAAAGGGCATCCTCGTTCGAATCGAGGACGGCGACGAAGTTGGAATTGGCGAGGCGACGCCGCTGCCGGGGTGGACCGAGTCGCTTCCGGCGTGTCGTGCCGCGCTTGCCGACATCGAAGCGCCGGGGGATGAACTTTCGACCCTCGAAGAGCGGTTGGCCACTCTCGAATCGACGCCTGCGGCCAGACACGGCCTTTCACTCGCGCTCGCGGACATCCGGGCGAAGCGCGACGGCGTTCCGCTCTACCGACACTTCGGCGGCCCGGAACAGGTCGAAGTGATTCAAGCGAATGCGACCGTCGGCGACTGCTCACCCGCCGAAACAGTGGATGCAGTAAAGGACGCGGTTTCTGCCGGATTCGAATGCGTGAAAGTGAAAGTCGGTGTGCGGTCGGTGACCGACGACGTGGCGCGACTTCGAGCCGTCCGCGACGCCGTCGGTTTCGACATCGAACTCCGAGTCGATGTCAATGGCGGCTGGTCACGCGCGCAAGCACGCGAAGCGTTTCACAAGCTCGACCCCCTTCGAATCGCCTACGTGGAACAGCCGGTTTCAGGGGACGACCTCGACGCCCTCGCCGACCTCCGCGGTCGGTCGGTTCGCGTCGCGGCCGACGAATCGATAGCCGAAACCTCGGTCGATGCCGTCCTCGACGCCGAGGCCGCCGACGTTCTCATCTGCAAGCCCATGGTGCTTGGTGGCCCGGACAAGGTCGTGGAAGTCGCCGAACGTGCCCGCGATGTTGGTGTCACACCGGTCGTGACGACCACCATCGACGGCGTGGTGGCCCGAACCGCCGCGATTCACGCCGCGGCCGCGATTCCCGACCGCCCGGCGAGCGGACTCGCAACCGGGACGATGCTCGCCCGCGATTTGGGGCCAGACCGCACTCGCCTCGTTGACGGTTCGGTCAGCGTCCCGCAGGACGCAGGAAACGGCGTCGCGGATACGTGGGGACGGCGATGA